The following are encoded together in the Phragmites australis chromosome 19, lpPhrAust1.1, whole genome shotgun sequence genome:
- the LOC133900044 gene encoding leucine-rich repeat extensin-like protein 5 translates to MSSASGAGGRRITIRSISCRGVKSFIPFQKPPLYAVVSLVGRREKTRPDPDGGENPDWDGAVFAFDLDGDGQQQLVEFEVKAQVSLLGNKLVGTAGVPIAGLAAGGGAGDGAALRHVSYQVSAPDGKPNGTISFAYSITGGAGGVRPQPHLYPVPDGARPEQVPSFCCAPPPPPPPSAPYLSPATANFASHRGGYPQPPPPWAPVSASLYPPLHDLLPPSSYPPAPPPLPPQPMMTNPQFAAPNSSNYPPPKAPITSYPPATVSCTACPAPPAHYITSYPPQPPPLTNYPPPPPSGYPPPAFNLAPPTSTYPPPPESGSAYQPFPRSAPSPLPSTVDRAVPYYPAQQPSGGSYYPPPGTRHPELDGAARTPYYYPPPGTRYP, encoded by the coding sequence ATGTCGTCGGCCTCCGGCGCCGGCGGTCGGCGCATCACCATCAGATCCATCTCCTGCCGCGGCGTTAAGTCCTTCATCCCCTTCCAGAAGCCACCGCTCTATGCCGTGGTTTCCCTCGTCGGCCGCAGGGAGAAGACGCGGCCCGACCCCGACGGCGGCGAGAACCCGGATTGGGACGGCGCGGTGTTCGCGTTCGACCTCGACGGAGATGGGCAGCAGCAGCTAGTGGAGTTCGAGGTGAAGGCGCAGGTGTCGCTCCTCGGCAACAAgctcgtcggcacggccggcgTGCCGATCGCGGGCCTGGCAGCAGGTGGAGGAGCTGGAGACGGCGCGGCGCTACGGCACGTCAGCTACCAGGTGAGCGCCCCCGACGGCAAGCCGAACGGCACTATCAGCTTCGCCTACTCCAtcaccggcggcgccggcggcgtgcgtcCGCAGCCGCATCTCTACCCGGTCCCGGACGGCGCGCGACCCGAGCAAGTTCCGAGCTTTTGCtgcgcgcctccgccgccgcctccgccgagTGCACCTTATCTATCTCCAGCGACGGCAAACTTTGCGTCACACAGAGGCGGCTATCcgcagccaccgccgccgtgggCACCAGTGTCCGCTTCTCTCTACCCGCCGCTGCACGACTTGCTGCCGCCGAGCAGCTaccctcctgctcctcctccgctgccgccgcaaCCTATGATGACGAATCCACAGTTTGCGGCGCCAAATAGCAGCAACTACCCACCGCCGAAGGCGCCTATTACATCATACCCGCCGGCAACGGTGTCATGCACAGCCTGTCCGGCACCTCCGGCACACTACATCACCAGCTACCCGCCACAGCCACCACCACTCACCAACtacccgccgccaccgcccagCGGCTACCCACCGCCGGCGTTCAATTTGGCCCCTCCGACCAGCAcctacccgccgccgccggagtccGGCTCAGCCTACCAACCATTTCCAAGATCGGCGCCATCGCCGCTGCCAAGTACAGTGGACCGTGCAGTGCCGTACTACCCGGCGCAGCAGCCTTCCGGTGGCTCTTACTACCCTCCACCGGGGACACGGCACCCCGAGCTCGACGGCGCGGCAAGGACGCCGTACTACTACCCACCGCCGGGGACTCGATACCCGTAG
- the LOC133900631 gene encoding probable protein S-acyltransferase 6, with protein MKGKTLFKSPLHRSHLSDASSTSSASVATHRLYQVWRGKNIFLCGGRLIFGPDASSIVLTVALIMTPLALFVAFVSFRLAELIGKPLGPAVPATAIAVGAFDVVVLVLTSGRDPGIIPRNARPPDPEDRPGTDSSASPAAAGAGGGGGALWSLPPTRDVYVNGMVVKVKYCHTCMLYRPPRCSHCSVCNNCVERFDHHCPWVGQCIGKRNYRFFFMFISSTTFLCLYVFGVCWVNLFLITRQYDCSFGRAVAESPVSGFLIVYTFVTAWFVGGLTAFHSYLVCTNQTTYENFRYRYEGKANPFNRGAAANLAEIFLSPIPPSRNDFQAKVSLADPDAAALYYSLGPLSSESRASFYTRGSLSFDMAKASFDLDYSAKRTSVASSDFGDIYGQQAHGALDRCATQQQQPRHSIFGAVPGRDGRKVDDETDAVTAELGTTMQYGAAAGRPHGREFEVV; from the exons ATGAAGGGGAAGACGCTGTTTAAGAGCCCTCTCCACCGCAGCCACCTCTCCGACGCTTCCAGCACCTCGTCGGCGTCCGTCGCCACCCACCGCCTCTACCAAGTCTGGAGAGGAAAGAAT ATATTCCTCTGCGGCGGGCGGCTCATCTTCGGCCCGGACGCCAGTTCTATCGTGCTCACGGTGGCGCTCATCATGACGCCGCTCGCGCTCTTCGTCGCCTTCGTTTCGTTCCGGCTCGCCGAGCTCATCGGGAAGCCGCTTGGCCCCGCCGTCCCGGCGACCGCCATCGCCGTCGGCGCATTC GACGTCGTGGTGCTGGTGCTGACGTCGGGGCGGGACCCCGGGATCATCCCGAGGAACGCGAGGCCGCCGGACCCCGAGGACCGCCCCGGAACGGACAGCTCGGCATCTcccgcggcggccggcgccggTGGAGGCGGGGGCGCGTTGTGGTCGCTGCCGCCGACGCGCGACGTGTACGTGAACGGCATGGTGGTGAAGGTGAAGTACTGCCACACGTGCATGCTGTACCGGCCGCCGCGCTGCTCGCACTGCTCCGTCTGCAACAACTGCGTCGAGCGCTTCGACCACCACTGCCCCTGGGTCGGCCAGTGCATCGGCAAGAGGAACTACCGGTTCTTCTTCATGTTCATCTCCTCGACGACGTTCCTGTGCCTGTACGTGTTCGGCGTATGCTGGGTGAACCTGTTCCTCATCACCCGGCAGTACGACTGCAGCTTCGGCCGCGCCGTCGCCGAGTCGCCGGTGTCGGGCTTCCTCATCGTCTACACCTTCGTCACCGCCTGGTTCGTCGGCGGCCTCACGGCGTTCCACTCCTACCTCGTCTGCACCAACCAGACCACGTACGAGAACTTCCGGTACCGGTACGAGGGGAAAGCCAACCCATTCAaccgcggcgccgccgccaacCTCGCCGAGATCTTCCTGTCGCCGATCCCGCCGTCGAGGAACGACTTCCAGGCGAAGGTCTCCCTCGCCGATCCCGACGCCGCCGCGCTCTACTACTCACTGGGCCCGCTGTCGTCGGAGTCCAGGGCCAGCTTCTACACCAGGGGCAGCCTCAGCTTTGACATGGCCAAGGCCAGCTTCGACCTCGACTACTCCGCCAAGCGCACCAGCGTCGCTTCCTCCGACTTCGGCGACATCTACGGCCAGCAAGCCCACGGCGCGCTCGACCGGTGCGccacgcagcagcagcagccgcggcACTCCATCTTCGGCGCCGTCCCCGGCAGGGACGGCAGAAAGGTGGACGACGAAACGGACGCGGTCACGGCGGAGCTCGGGACGACGATGCAgtacggcgccgccgccggccggccgcACGGGAGGGAGTTCGAGGTGGTGTGA